A genomic window from Dermacentor silvarum isolate Dsil-2018 chromosome 9, BIME_Dsil_1.4, whole genome shotgun sequence includes:
- the LOC119463390 gene encoding embryonic polarity protein dorsal isoform X1, with translation MQTDVSLDDVAEVIERHMAAEPTYLSLDQQARLPVAQPQPQQQPHVVILEQPASRALRFRYQCEGRYPGTLVGVNSTAENKTYPTIKVMGIQKPAVVVVSCVTKDQPYRVHPHNLVGKEGCKNGICTQHLKPDMTCTFTSLGIQCVKRRDVEQNLVQRENIRVDPFRNGFAHKDQAASIDLNAVRLCFQVFLEGSQPGKFTVPLHPVVSDIIYDRKAMSDLTITKLSHTCAPMSGGLEMILLCDKVAKDDIEVWFEEERDGQTVWKERAELLPNGVHKQVAICFRTPRYRDPIMADVPVDVHLLLRRPSDGALSEPRAFTLHPNERDPEAIERKKRKIGEGYFDRYFQESVLLGASAAPMVSVPRTMRQAVRTQARPESGRSPVPEAMVAATAMQQQQHPMMQQAGATTMAQLTPVNPQYRGELGAVAPPAFEPEVVETAEKLDSLDLGIDPNDIALTSGDLNMNLSDLASAPNLSLVNLSASLFDSGNNIASESNLMDDGRGLLNDLGGSRVFKTEPS, from the exons ATGCAAACAGACGTCAGCCTAGATGACGTAG CGGAAGTGATAGAGCGGCACATGGCGGCCGAGCCGACTTACCTGAGCCTGGACCAGCAGGCACGGCTGCCAGTGGCCCAACCACAGCCACAGCAGCAGCCACATGTGGTCATCCTTGAGCAGCCTGCATCGCGAGCCCTGAGGTTCCGGTACCAGTGTGAGGGCCGGTACCCGGGCACCCTCGTTGGAGTCAACAGCACCGCCGAGAACAAGACCTACCCCACCATCAAG GTGATGGGCATCCAAAAGCCAGCCGTGGTGGTCGTCTCCTGTGTGACGAAGGACCAGCCATACCGGGTACACCCTCACAACCTCGTCGGCAAGGAgggctgcaaaaatgggatttgcACGCAGCACCTCAAGCCAGACATGACGTGCAC CTTTACAAGTCTTGGAATCCAATGTGTCAAAAGGCGAGATGTTGAACAGAACTTGGTACAACGAGAAAACATTCGGGTTGACCCATTTCGAA ATGGCTTTGCCCACAAGGACCAGGCGGCCAGCATCGACCTCAACGCAGTGCGTCTCTGCTTCCAAGTGTTCCTCGAAGGCTCACAGCCGGGGAAGTTCACGGTTCCCCTTCATCCCGTGGTCTCGGACATCATTTATGACCGCA AGGCTATGTCTGATCTAACGATCACCAAGCTTAGCCACACATGTGCTCCTATGTCTGGTGGCTTGGAGATGATCCTGCTCTGTGACAAGGTCGCGAAAG ACGACATCGAGGTGTGGTTTGAGGAGGAGAGGGACGGCCAGACGGTCTGGAAGGAGCGGGCCGAGCTGTTGCCCAACGGGGTGCACAAGCAGGTGGCCATCTGCTTCCGGACGCCCCGCTACCGAGACCCCATCATGGCCGACGTGCCCGTCGATGTGCACCTGCTCTTGCGGAGGCCCTCCGACGGTGCCCTCAGCGAGCCGCGTGCCTTCACCCTGCACCCCAACGAGCGGG ATCCCGAAGCAATAGAGCGCAAAAAACGCAAGATTGGCGAAGGCTACTTTGACCGGTACTTTCAGGAGAGTGTTCTTCTGGGTGCATCTGCCG CGCCGATGGTGTCCGTGCCTAGAACTATGCGACAGGCGGTCAGAACTCAGGCCAGGCCTGAGAGCG GTCGTAGCCCTGTTCCCGAGGCCATGGTTGCAGCAACGGCAatgcaacagcagcagcacccaaTGATGCAGCAAGCCGGTGCAACCACGATGGCACAGCTGACACCCGTCAACCCGCAGTACCGCGGCGAATTGGGTGCAGTGGCACCGCCCGCATTCGAGCCCGAGGTGGTCGAGACAGCCGAGAAGCTGGACAGCCTTGACCTTGGCATTGACCCCAACGACATTGCGCTGACTTCGGGCGACCTAAACATGAACCTGAGCGACCTGGCCAGCGCCCCAAATTTGTCACTGGTCAACCTGTCGGCGAGCCTGTTCGACAGCGGCAACAACATTGCGAGCGAGTCGAACCTCATGGACGACGGCCGGGGACTCCTCAACGACCTGGGCGGCTCCCGTGTCTTCAAGACAGAGCCGTCCTAA
- the LOC119463390 gene encoding embryonic polarity protein dorsal isoform X3: MQTDVSLDDVAEVIERHMAAEPTYLSLDQQARLPVAQPQPQQQPHVVILEQPASRALRFRYQCEGRYPGTLVGVNSTAENKTYPTIKVMGIQKPAVVVVSCVTKDQPYRVHPHNLVGKEGCKNGICTQHLKPDMTCTFTSLGIQCVKRRDVEQNLVQRENIRVDPFRNGFAHKDQAASIDLNAVRLCFQVFLEGSQPGKFTVPLHPVVSDIIYDRKAMSDLTITKLSHTCAPMSGGLEMILLCDKVAKDDIEVWFEEERDGQTVWKERAELLPNGVHKQVAICFRTPRYRDPIMADVPVDVHLLLRRPSDGALSEPRAFTLHPNERDPEAIERKKRKIGEGYFDRYFQESVLLGASAGRSPVPEAMVAATAMQQQQHPMMQQAGATTMAQLTPVNPQYRGELGAVAPPAFEPEVVETAEKLDSLDLGIDPNDIALTSGDLNMNLSDLASAPNLSLVNLSASLFDSGNNIASESNLMDDGRGLLNDLGGSRVFKTEPS; encoded by the exons ATGCAAACAGACGTCAGCCTAGATGACGTAG CGGAAGTGATAGAGCGGCACATGGCGGCCGAGCCGACTTACCTGAGCCTGGACCAGCAGGCACGGCTGCCAGTGGCCCAACCACAGCCACAGCAGCAGCCACATGTGGTCATCCTTGAGCAGCCTGCATCGCGAGCCCTGAGGTTCCGGTACCAGTGTGAGGGCCGGTACCCGGGCACCCTCGTTGGAGTCAACAGCACCGCCGAGAACAAGACCTACCCCACCATCAAG GTGATGGGCATCCAAAAGCCAGCCGTGGTGGTCGTCTCCTGTGTGACGAAGGACCAGCCATACCGGGTACACCCTCACAACCTCGTCGGCAAGGAgggctgcaaaaatgggatttgcACGCAGCACCTCAAGCCAGACATGACGTGCAC CTTTACAAGTCTTGGAATCCAATGTGTCAAAAGGCGAGATGTTGAACAGAACTTGGTACAACGAGAAAACATTCGGGTTGACCCATTTCGAA ATGGCTTTGCCCACAAGGACCAGGCGGCCAGCATCGACCTCAACGCAGTGCGTCTCTGCTTCCAAGTGTTCCTCGAAGGCTCACAGCCGGGGAAGTTCACGGTTCCCCTTCATCCCGTGGTCTCGGACATCATTTATGACCGCA AGGCTATGTCTGATCTAACGATCACCAAGCTTAGCCACACATGTGCTCCTATGTCTGGTGGCTTGGAGATGATCCTGCTCTGTGACAAGGTCGCGAAAG ACGACATCGAGGTGTGGTTTGAGGAGGAGAGGGACGGCCAGACGGTCTGGAAGGAGCGGGCCGAGCTGTTGCCCAACGGGGTGCACAAGCAGGTGGCCATCTGCTTCCGGACGCCCCGCTACCGAGACCCCATCATGGCCGACGTGCCCGTCGATGTGCACCTGCTCTTGCGGAGGCCCTCCGACGGTGCCCTCAGCGAGCCGCGTGCCTTCACCCTGCACCCCAACGAGCGGG ATCCCGAAGCAATAGAGCGCAAAAAACGCAAGATTGGCGAAGGCTACTTTGACCGGTACTTTCAGGAGAGTGTTCTTCTGGGTGCATCTGCCG GTCGTAGCCCTGTTCCCGAGGCCATGGTTGCAGCAACGGCAatgcaacagcagcagcacccaaTGATGCAGCAAGCCGGTGCAACCACGATGGCACAGCTGACACCCGTCAACCCGCAGTACCGCGGCGAATTGGGTGCAGTGGCACCGCCCGCATTCGAGCCCGAGGTGGTCGAGACAGCCGAGAAGCTGGACAGCCTTGACCTTGGCATTGACCCCAACGACATTGCGCTGACTTCGGGCGACCTAAACATGAACCTGAGCGACCTGGCCAGCGCCCCAAATTTGTCACTGGTCAACCTGTCGGCGAGCCTGTTCGACAGCGGCAACAACATTGCGAGCGAGTCGAACCTCATGGACGACGGCCGGGGACTCCTCAACGACCTGGGCGGCTCCCGTGTCTTCAAGACAGAGCCGTCCTAA
- the LOC119463390 gene encoding embryonic polarity protein dorsal isoform X2, with product MAAEPTYLSLDQQARLPVAQPQPQQQPHVVILEQPASRALRFRYQCEGRYPGTLVGVNSTAENKTYPTIKVMGIQKPAVVVVSCVTKDQPYRVHPHNLVGKEGCKNGICTQHLKPDMTCTFTSLGIQCVKRRDVEQNLVQRENIRVDPFRNGFAHKDQAASIDLNAVRLCFQVFLEGSQPGKFTVPLHPVVSDIIYDRKAMSDLTITKLSHTCAPMSGGLEMILLCDKVAKDDIEVWFEEERDGQTVWKERAELLPNGVHKQVAICFRTPRYRDPIMADVPVDVHLLLRRPSDGALSEPRAFTLHPNERDPEAIERKKRKIGEGYFDRYFQESVLLGASAAPMVSVPRTMRQAVRTQARPESGRSPVPEAMVAATAMQQQQHPMMQQAGATTMAQLTPVNPQYRGELGAVAPPAFEPEVVETAEKLDSLDLGIDPNDIALTSGDLNMNLSDLASAPNLSLVNLSASLFDSGNNIASESNLMDDGRGLLNDLGGSRVFKTEPS from the exons ATGGCGGCCGAGCCGACTTACCTGAGCCTGGACCAGCAGGCACGGCTGCCAGTGGCCCAACCACAGCCACAGCAGCAGCCACATGTGGTCATCCTTGAGCAGCCTGCATCGCGAGCCCTGAGGTTCCGGTACCAGTGTGAGGGCCGGTACCCGGGCACCCTCGTTGGAGTCAACAGCACCGCCGAGAACAAGACCTACCCCACCATCAAG GTGATGGGCATCCAAAAGCCAGCCGTGGTGGTCGTCTCCTGTGTGACGAAGGACCAGCCATACCGGGTACACCCTCACAACCTCGTCGGCAAGGAgggctgcaaaaatgggatttgcACGCAGCACCTCAAGCCAGACATGACGTGCAC CTTTACAAGTCTTGGAATCCAATGTGTCAAAAGGCGAGATGTTGAACAGAACTTGGTACAACGAGAAAACATTCGGGTTGACCCATTTCGAA ATGGCTTTGCCCACAAGGACCAGGCGGCCAGCATCGACCTCAACGCAGTGCGTCTCTGCTTCCAAGTGTTCCTCGAAGGCTCACAGCCGGGGAAGTTCACGGTTCCCCTTCATCCCGTGGTCTCGGACATCATTTATGACCGCA AGGCTATGTCTGATCTAACGATCACCAAGCTTAGCCACACATGTGCTCCTATGTCTGGTGGCTTGGAGATGATCCTGCTCTGTGACAAGGTCGCGAAAG ACGACATCGAGGTGTGGTTTGAGGAGGAGAGGGACGGCCAGACGGTCTGGAAGGAGCGGGCCGAGCTGTTGCCCAACGGGGTGCACAAGCAGGTGGCCATCTGCTTCCGGACGCCCCGCTACCGAGACCCCATCATGGCCGACGTGCCCGTCGATGTGCACCTGCTCTTGCGGAGGCCCTCCGACGGTGCCCTCAGCGAGCCGCGTGCCTTCACCCTGCACCCCAACGAGCGGG ATCCCGAAGCAATAGAGCGCAAAAAACGCAAGATTGGCGAAGGCTACTTTGACCGGTACTTTCAGGAGAGTGTTCTTCTGGGTGCATCTGCCG CGCCGATGGTGTCCGTGCCTAGAACTATGCGACAGGCGGTCAGAACTCAGGCCAGGCCTGAGAGCG GTCGTAGCCCTGTTCCCGAGGCCATGGTTGCAGCAACGGCAatgcaacagcagcagcacccaaTGATGCAGCAAGCCGGTGCAACCACGATGGCACAGCTGACACCCGTCAACCCGCAGTACCGCGGCGAATTGGGTGCAGTGGCACCGCCCGCATTCGAGCCCGAGGTGGTCGAGACAGCCGAGAAGCTGGACAGCCTTGACCTTGGCATTGACCCCAACGACATTGCGCTGACTTCGGGCGACCTAAACATGAACCTGAGCGACCTGGCCAGCGCCCCAAATTTGTCACTGGTCAACCTGTCGGCGAGCCTGTTCGACAGCGGCAACAACATTGCGAGCGAGTCGAACCTCATGGACGACGGCCGGGGACTCCTCAACGACCTGGGCGGCTCCCGTGTCTTCAAGACAGAGCCGTCCTAA